CGTGGTCACCTGGTCGGCGAACGTGGCCAGCGTGTCGATCATCCCGTTGATGGTGTCGGCCAGGGCGGCGATTTCACCCTTGGCGGCGAGGGCCAGCTTGCGCTTCAGGTCACCCGCGGCGACCGCCGTCACCACCGTGGCGATGCCTCGCACCTGGGCGGTGAGGTTGCTCGCCATGGAGTTCACGTTGTCGGTGAGGTCCTTCCAGATGCCGGCAACGCCCTGCACCTGCGCCTGACCGCCGAGCTTGCCTTCCGTACCCACCTCGCGCGCCACGCGCGTCACTTCCGAGGCGAACGAGGAGAGCTGATCCACCATCGTGTTGATGGTGTTCTTCAGCTCGAGGATCTCTCCCTGCACGTCCACGGTGATCTTCTTGCTCAGATCACCCATGGCGACGGCGGTGGTGACCTTGGCGATGTCACGCACCTGGGCGGTGAGGTTGCTCGCCATGGAGTTCACGTTGTCCGTGAGGTCCTTCCACGTGCCGCTCACGCCCTTCACCTGGGCCTGGCCGCCCAGCTTGCCTTCCGTACCCACTTCGCGCGCCACGCGGGTCACTTCGGAAGCGAACGAGGAGAGCTGATCCACCATCGTGTTGATGGTGTTCTTCAGCTCGAGGATCTCGCCCTTCACGTCCACGGTGATCTTCTTGGACATGTCGCCATTGGCGACGGCGGTGGTCACCTCGGCGATGTTGCGCACCTGGGCGGTGAGGTTGCTCGCCATGGAGTTCACGTTGTCGGTGAGATCCTTCCAGGTGCCGCTCACGCCCTTCACCTGGGCCTGGCCGCCCAGCTTGCCCTCGGTACCCACTTCCTTGGCGACGCGGGTCACTTCCGATGCGAAGGTGTTGAGGTTGTCCACCATCGTGTTGATGGTGTTCTTGAGTTCGAGGATCTCCCCCTTCACGTCCACGGTGATCTTCTTGCTCAGGTCACCATTGGCGACGGCGGTGGTCACCTCGGCGATGTTGCGCACCTGGGCGGTGAGGCCGCTGGCCATGGAGTTCACGTTATCGGTGAGATCCTTCCAGGTGCCGCTCACGCCCTTCACCTGGGCCTGACCACCGAGCTTGCCCTCCGTGCCCACCTCGCGCGCCACGCGCGTCACTTCCGAGGCGAAGGTGTTGAGGTTGTCCACCATCGTGTTGATGGTGTTCTTCAGCTCGAGGATCTCCCCCTTCACGTCCACGGAGATCTTCTTGGACATGTCGCCGTTGGCCACGGCGGTGGTGACCTTGGCGATGTCACGCACCTGGGCGGTGAGGCCACTGGCCATGGAGTTCACGTTGTCCGTGAGGTCCTTCCACGTACCGGCGACGCCCTCGACCTGCGCCTGTCCACCCAGCTTGCCTTCCGTACCCACTTCCTTGGCGACGCGCGTCACTTCGGAAGCGAACGAGGAGAGCTGGTCCACCATCGTGTTGATGGTGTTCTTGAGGGCGAGGATTTCCCCCTTCACGTCCACGGTGATCTTCTTGGACAGGTCACCGCGAGCCACCGCCGTGGTCACCTCGGCGATGTTGCGCACCTGGGCGGTGAGGTTGCCGGCCATCTGGTTCACGTTGTCCGTGAGATCCTTCCAGGTGCCCGCGACGTCCTTCACCTGCGCCTGACCGCCGAGCTTGCCCTCCGTACCCACCTCGCGGGCGACGCGTGTCACCTCGAAGGAGAAGGTGTTGAGGTTGTCCACCATCTTGTTGATGGTGTTCTTCAGCTCGAGGATCTCACCGCGCACATCCACGGTGACCTTCTGGCCGAGGTCGCCGTTGGCCACCGCGGTGGCCACCTTGGCGATGTCGCGCACCTGGGCGGTGAGGCCGCTGGCCATGGAGTTCACGTTGTCCGTGAGGTCCTTCCACGTGCCGGCCACGCCTTCCACGCGGGCCTGACCGCCGAGCTTGCCCTCGGTGCCCACTTCCTTGGCGACGCGGGTCACTTCCGAGGCGAACGAGGAGAGCTGATCCACCATCGTGTTGATGGTGTTCTTCAGGGCGAGGATCTCGCCCTTCACGTCCACGGTGACCTTCTTGCTCAGGTCGCCCCGGGCCACCGCCGTGGTGACATCCGCGATGTCACGCACCTGGGCGGTGAGGTTGCCGGCCATCTGGTTCACGTTGTCCGTGAGATCCTTCCAGGTGCCCGCGACGTCCTTCACCTGGGCCTGACCGCCGAGCTTGCCCTCCGTGCCCACCTCACGCGCCACGCGCGTCACCTCGATGGAGAAGGTGTTGAGGTTGTCCACCATCTTGTTGATGGTGTTCTTGAGCTCGAGGATTTCGCCCTTCACGTCCACGGTGACCTTCTGGCCGAGGTCGCCGTTGGCCACCGCGGTGGCCACCTTGGCGATGTCACGCACCTGGGCGGTGAGGCCGCTGGCCATGGAGTTCACGTTGTCCGTGAGGTCCTTCCACGTACCGCTCACGCCCTTCACCTGGGCCTGACCGCCGAGCTTGCCCTCGGTACCCACTTCGCGGGCAACGCGCGTCACCTCGCCCGAGAAGGTGTTGAGGTTGTCCACCATCGTGTTGATGGTCTGCTTGAGCTCGGCCATCTCACCGCGCACGTCCACGGTGATCTTCTTGGACAGGTTGCCGTTGGCGACGGCGGTGGTCACCTCGGCGATGTTGCGCACCTGGGCGGTGAGGTTGCTCGCCATCAGGTTCACGCTGTCGGTGAGCTCCTTCCAGGTGCCGGACACGCCGCGCAGTACGGCCTGGCCGCCGAGCTTGCCTTCCGTACCCACCTCGCGCGCCACGCGCGTCACTTCCGAGGCGAACGAGGAGAGCTGGGTCACGGTGCTGTTGATGACCTGGGCGGTGCGCAGGAACTCGCCGCGGAGGGGACGATCCTCGAAGTCCAGCGCCATGGTCTGGGTCAGGTCGCCCTTGGCCACGGCGCCGATGACGCGCGCCACCTCGGTGGTGGGCAGGGCCAGGTCGGTGATGAGGGAGTTGATCGCCTCCAGGCACGATTGCCAGCCACCCACGGCGTTGGGGAGCGAGGCTCGCTGGGCGATGCGGCCCTCGCGGCCCACCACCAGGCTGATGCGCGCGACCTCGTTCGTCAGCGCCTCGTTGAGGCTGATGACCTCGTTGAGCGTGTCGTAGATCTTCCCCGTGGTCCCGGTGCGATCCTCGGGCATACGGGCCTGGAAGTCCCCCTTGCGGATGGACTGAAGCGTCTTGAGCAGGAGCTTGGCGTCGATCGAGGTGTCGGTCTGCGCCTTGTCGGACGACGTGGCCATGGTGGGAGACATCTCCTGTGCTGCGGGTCGGGGGGCGGACGGGTCGGGGGGCGGACCGCCGCGGGAGGTAGGACGAGGCATGGGAGTGGGCTCAGGCGGCGTTGCACAGCCGCTTCAACACCTGGGACAAGTCCTCGGAGGACACGGGTTTGACGAGATGCGCGTCGAAGCCGGCGGCGAGTGCGCGCTTGCGATCTTCCGGGTGGCCGTAGCCGGTGAGGGCGACGAGCCGGGTGTCGGCGCCACCGGCGGAAGCGCGCACCAGCTCCGCCACCTGATAGCCGTCCAGCTCGGGCAGGCCGATGTCCACCAGCGCCACCTGGGGACGCTGGGAGAGGACCAGCTCCACCGCGGCGCGCCCGTCGCTGGCCTCCGCCACGTGGTGGCCGTGCAGCTCGAGCAGATCGCGCAGCGTCTCGCGGATGTCCGGGTTGTCCTCCACGAGGAGGATGTTCAGCGGCCTCAGGGACGGGCCGAGCGAGGCGGCGGACTTCAACATGTTGGGAATCGCCAGGGGCGCGGTGGCCTCGGCGGGCAGCGGCAGGCGCACGACGAACTCGCTGCCCTGGGAGAGGCCCTGGCTGTGGGCGCTCACGCGTCCGCCATGCATCTCCACGAGGCTGCGCACCAGGGTGAGGCCGAGTCCCAGTCCTCCCTGGGCCCGGTCGCTGCCCGGATCCACCTGCACGAAGAGATCGAAGACGCGCTGGAGCATGTCCGGCCGGAGGCCGACGCCGTTGTCACGCACGGAGAGGACGAGCTCTCCGTTGTCGCGCCGTGCCGTCAGCTCGATGCGTCCGCCGGAGGGCGTGTACTTGGCCGCGTTGTGCAGCAGGTTGGCCACCACCTGGGTCATGCGGGTGGGATCCACGTTCAGGATCAGCGGCTCCTCGGGCAGGCTCACGCTCAGCGAGTGGTGGCGCTGCTGGATGAAGGGATCGCACGCCTGGATGGCGCCATCCACGATCTCCTTGAAGGTGACCAGGCGGGGCCGGATCTCCACCTTGCCCCGGGTGATGCGGCTGACGTCCAGCAGATCATCCACCAGCCGCGTCATGTGACTCACCTGGCGATCCGCGCTGGCGAAGGCCCGCTGGAGGATCTCATCCTGCGGAGCACGCAGTTGGAAGACCTCGAGCGCGTGGCGGACGGGAGCCAGGGGGTTGCGCAGCTCGTGGGCCAGCATGGCGAGGAACTCGTCCTTGCGGCGGTCCGCCTCGCGCAGCGCGAGGATGAGCTGCTCGCGCTCGCGCGCCACCGCGGACAGCTCCGCCTGGGCCTGTTCCTTCTCCTGCACCAACTTCGCGAGCTCCTGAGCGCGTTGCTCGCGCGCCTCGGACACCTTGCGCTCGCGCTCGACCTCCTGCTGCAACAGGGAGCGCTCGTAGTGGGCCCGCGCCTCGGCGAGCTGCTGGGCGTGGGCACGGCTCTCCGCCTGCCTGAGCAGCGCCTCCTGCCGGCGCACCTCCTCCTTCTTGCGGTGCAGCTCCAGGAACACGCCCACCTTGGTGCGGAGGATCTCCGGAACGATGGGCTTGAAGAGGTAGTCCACCGCGCCCAGCTCGTAGCCGCGCGAGACGTTCACCTCACTGCGGTTGAACGCGGTGATGTAGATGATGGGGATGTGCCGCGTCCGCTCGCGCATGCGAATGAGTGACGCGGTGTCGTATCCATCCATTCCGGGCATCTGCACGTCCAGCAGGATGAGGGCGAACTCCCGCTCGAGCAGCAGGCGCAGCGCCTCGTCGCCCGACGCGGCGGTGACGACGTTGGCGCCGAGATCCGTCATCAGCACCTCCAGCGCACGAAGGTTCGCGGGCGTGTCATCCACGGCCAGCACATCGACTCGGGAGAGCGTGGAAGACGGCGAGGGGGCGACGGAGGGCGGGCTAACCGGCAGGTCGGACACGGTCGCTTTTTTACCGTTTATCGGGACGTAGACCCAGGCCAGTCGTTCTTCTTTCTGTCGTCTGAATGACGACCAGACGTCCAGACGAGCCTGCCCGGATGGCAAGTCGAGCACCGCGTCACGGAAGGTGAGGGCTTGTCCGTGGCCCCGGATACACCGGACTCTCAGGACTCGCCGGGCTCTTCCGCCTCGGAAGGCTCGAGGAGCGTCTGGAGCGCCACCCGGAACAGCCGGAAGCGGGGTGGGGGAAGGGCGCGCACGAGCATGGCGAGCCGACGGAGGGCGGGCTGCGTTTCGAGCTCTTCCTCGGCCTGCCCCTGCTCGTCCGGACCGGAAGGCGGAGGAGGAAGGGCGAGGAGCATGTCGGCGGAGACGCCCAGGACGACGCACAACTCGCGGAGCTTGGGGACGCTCGGCAGCATGTCCCCCCGCTCGATACGCCCGTAGACGGTGGGGACGAAGCCCACGGCGTGGGCCACCTGCTCCTGGGTGAGATCCAATCGGGTCCGGGCCATCCTC
The DNA window shown above is from Cystobacter fuscus DSM 2262 and carries:
- a CDS encoding response regulator; this translates as MDDTPANLRALEVLMTDLGANVVTAASGDEALRLLLEREFALILLDVQMPGMDGYDTASLIRMRERTRHIPIIYITAFNRSEVNVSRGYELGAVDYLFKPIVPEILRTKVGVFLELHRKKEEVRRQEALLRQAESRAHAQQLAEARAHYERSLLQQEVERERKVSEAREQRAQELAKLVQEKEQAQAELSAVAREREQLILALREADRRKDEFLAMLAHELRNPLAPVRHALEVFQLRAPQDEILQRAFASADRQVSHMTRLVDDLLDVSRITRGKVEIRPRLVTFKEIVDGAIQACDPFIQQRHHSLSVSLPEEPLILNVDPTRMTQVVANLLHNAAKYTPSGGRIELTARRDNGELVLSVRDNGVGLRPDMLQRVFDLFVQVDPGSDRAQGGLGLGLTLVRSLVEMHGGRVSAHSQGLSQGSEFVVRLPLPAEATAPLAIPNMLKSAASLGPSLRPLNILLVEDNPDIRETLRDLLELHGHHVAEASDGRAAVELVLSQRPQVALVDIGLPELDGYQVAELVRASAGGADTRLVALTGYGHPEDRKRALAAGFDAHLVKPVSSEDLSQVLKRLCNAA
- a CDS encoding helix-turn-helix transcriptional regulator, giving the protein MDETPQPGLGTRLRMARTRLDLTQEQVAHAVGFVPTVYGRIERGDMLPSVPKLRELCVVLGVSADMLLALPPPPSGPDEQGQAEEELETQPALRRLAMLVRALPPPRFRLFRVALQTLLEPSEAEEPGES
- a CDS encoding HAMP domain-containing protein, coding for MATSSDKAQTDTSIDAKLLLKTLQSIRKGDFQARMPEDRTGTTGKIYDTLNEVISLNEALTNEVARISLVVGREGRIAQRASLPNAVGGWQSCLEAINSLITDLALPTTEVARVIGAVAKGDLTQTMALDFEDRPLRGEFLRTAQVINSTVTQLSSFASEVTRVAREVGTEGKLGGQAVLRGVSGTWKELTDSVNLMASNLTAQVRNIAEVTTAVANGNLSKKITVDVRGEMAELKQTINTMVDNLNTFSGEVTRVAREVGTEGKLGGQAQVKGVSGTWKDLTDNVNSMASGLTAQVRDIAKVATAVANGDLGQKVTVDVKGEILELKNTINKMVDNLNTFSIEVTRVAREVGTEGKLGGQAQVKDVAGTWKDLTDNVNQMAGNLTAQVRDIADVTTAVARGDLSKKVTVDVKGEILALKNTINTMVDQLSSFASEVTRVAKEVGTEGKLGGQARVEGVAGTWKDLTDNVNSMASGLTAQVRDIAKVATAVANGDLGQKVTVDVRGEILELKNTINKMVDNLNTFSFEVTRVAREVGTEGKLGGQAQVKDVAGTWKDLTDNVNQMAGNLTAQVRNIAEVTTAVARGDLSKKITVDVKGEILALKNTINTMVDQLSSFASEVTRVAKEVGTEGKLGGQAQVEGVAGTWKDLTDNVNSMASGLTAQVRDIAKVTTAVANGDMSKKISVDVKGEILELKNTINTMVDNLNTFASEVTRVAREVGTEGKLGGQAQVKGVSGTWKDLTDNVNSMASGLTAQVRNIAEVTTAVANGDLSKKITVDVKGEILELKNTINTMVDNLNTFASEVTRVAKEVGTEGKLGGQAQVKGVSGTWKDLTDNVNSMASNLTAQVRNIAEVTTAVANGDMSKKITVDVKGEILELKNTINTMVDQLSSFASEVTRVAREVGTEGKLGGQAQVKGVSGTWKDLTDNVNSMASNLTAQVRDIAKVTTAVAMGDLSKKITVDVQGEILELKNTINTMVDQLSSFASEVTRVAREVGTEGKLGGQAQVQGVAGIWKDLTDNVNSMASNLTAQVRGIATVVTAVAAGDLKRKLALAAKGEIAALADTINGMIDTLATFADQVTTVAREVGIEGKLGGQAKVPGAAGTWRDLTDNVNSMAGSLTTQVRSLAEVATAVAKGDLTRSISVEAQGEMAALKDNINQMIANLRDTTQKNTEQDWLKTNLARFTRILQGQRELETVSKLILKELAPLVQAQHGVFFLMDGSDKSQTLRLLSTYAYRERKNLANNFRMGEGLVGQCAVEKERILLTDVPDDYIRINSGLGESKPLNIVVLPVIFEGQVKAVIELASFYRFSETHLSFLDQLTESIGIVINTIAAGMRTEELLKQSQSLADELRSGQQELTETNRRLEQQAKSLQASEERLKQQQEELQQTNEELEERSRLLQVQNMEVERKNREIEQAKMSLEDRAQQLALSSKYKNEFLANMSHELRTPLNSLLILSKLLSENAEGNLSGRQVEFAQTIHGAGSDLLSLINDILDLSKIESGTMSVDVDEVSLSSLKDFVERTFRQMAVDKKLGFKLDFAQALPANLYTDGRRLQQVIKNLLANAFKFTEEGQVILDVRPARGGWSLEHPILNQGGSVIAFSVIDTGIGIAENKQKIIFEAFQQADGTTSRKYGGTGLGLSISREIAKLLGGEIKVVSSPGKGSTFTLYIPQTYVAPSLSSTRPVQPNGNGNGHGNGTTTTPSHGGASLGARMSPEARMHALRAEVENAVQEEDLSREEEVEDDRRNIQPGDRTLLIVEDDIVFARILLGLVREKGFKGLVALRGDTGLAMARQYKPDAITLDIGLPVIDGWNLLDRLKHDSRTRHIPVHIISASEEERSRGLKLGALAVLQKPVTRETLGEALGRVKGFIERPVKNLLVVEDDLRQRESIVTLIGNGDVKTTAVGSGHEALQCMQEKYFDCVVLDLGLPDMTGLQLIDAMKSQGHTPPIIVYTGKELTEDEETVLKRVTDAIIIKSVKSPEQLLDETALFLHRVEANLPESKRAMIKQLHQSDPVLAGKKVLVVDDDVRNIFALTSVLERHKMQVLYAENGRKGIEIIRNTPDLHVVLMDVMMPEMDGYETMRAIRQVNTLKNLPIIALTAKAMKGDREKCIDAGASDYITKPVETDQLISLLRVWLFRNAERAQKG